Proteins encoded in a region of the Osmerus mordax isolate fOsmMor3 chromosome 17, fOsmMor3.pri, whole genome shotgun sequence genome:
- the LOC136960078 gene encoding potassium voltage-gated channel subfamily A member 1 has protein sequence MEIALVSFENGGAKGSGGNADEACRNALDHPQPPFVQTGLSEDYRKELNTLGSPKPSSWKINDMNNTFSCSENAMDALLRADHSPHLFDEGMLDMDIDNESNERVLINIAGLKYETQLGTLNQFPDTLLGDPGKRIKYFDPLRNEYFFDRNRPSFDGILYFYQSGGKIRRPVNVSIDVFADEIRFYQLGEEAMERFREDEGFIKEEEKPLPLNEFQKQVWLIFEYPESSSPARGIAIVSVLVITISIITFCLETLPEFRDERELMASLRPDNGTAHRPSLTFSDPFFIIETTCVIWFTFELIVRFFACPSKSEFSKTIMNIIDIMSIMPYFITVGTELAEQAQGPNHEPQTQGQGMSLAILRVIRLVRVFRIFKLSRHSKGLQILGQTLKASMRELGLLIFFLFIGVILFSSAVFFAEADEPESHFSSIPDAFWWAVVTMTTVGYGDMRPVTVGGKIVGSLCAIAGVLTIALPVPVIVSNFNYFYHRETDQDQSSLKDEPNSGRDSPELKRRGSKSSAKSTGDAENNDGSTVEKSNIKANSSMDIKRSLYAFCLNTRETDL, from the coding sequence ATGGAGATAGCCTTGGTGAGTTTTGAGAACGGTGGCGCAAAGGGGAGCGGTGGCAATGCCGACGAAGCCTGCCGAAACGCGCTGGATCACCCTCAACCACCTTTTGTACAAACCGGACTCAGCGAGGACTACAGGAAAGAGCTGAACACCCTGGGGAGTCCAAAGCCAAGCTCGTGGAAAATTAACGACATGAACAACACTTTTAGTTGCAGCGAAAATGCCATGGATGCGCTCTTGCGCGCGGACCACAGTCCCCATCTGTTTGATGAGGGTATGCTGGACATGGACATCGACAATGAGAGCAACGAGAGAGTGCTCATCAACATTGCCGGTCTGAAGTATGAAACTCAACTGGGGACCCTAAATCAGTTTCCTGACACTTTGCTTGGAGACCCAGGAAAGAGAATAAAATACTTTGATCCACTCCGGAACGAGTACTTCTTCGACCGCAACCGGCCAAGCTTTGACGGGATTCTATATTTCTATCAGTCGGGAGGCAAGATTAGGAGGCCTGTCAATGTGTCTATCGACGTGTTCGCAGACGAGATTCGGTTTTATCAGTTGGGGGAGGAAGCCATGGAAAGGTTCCGTGAGGATGAGGGCTTTatcaaagaggaagagaagcccTTGCCACtaaatgaatttcaaaagcaGGTATGGCTCATATTTGAGTACCCAGAGAGCTCCAGTCCTGCCAGGGGCATCGCTATTGTCTCCGTGCTAGTAATCACCATATCCATCATCACGTTTTGCCTGGAAACCTTACCCGAGTTCCGGGATGAAAGAGAACTCATGGCCTCCCTCCGACCGGACAACGGCACGGCGCACCGGCCATCGCTCACCTTCAGCGACCCATTCTTCATCATAGAAACCACCTGTGTGATATGGTTCACTTTCGAGCTCATAGTGCGATTCTTTGCTTGCCCTAGTAAGTCTGAGTTTTCCAAAACCATAATGAACATCATAGACATCATGTCTATCATGCCTTACTTTATTACAGTGGGCACTGAGCTGGCGGAGCAGGCTCAGGGACCGAACCACGAGCCGCAGACTCAGGGCCAGGGCATGTCGCTGGCCATTCTCAGAGTCATTCGCTTGGTTCGAGTGTTTCGAATTTTCAAGCTCTCCAGACATTCGAAAGGTCTCCAGATTCTCGGGCAGACACTGAAAGCCAGTATGAGAGAGCTCGGACTCTTaattttctttctcttcatcgGAGTCATCCTGTTTTCAAGTGCTGTTTTCTTCGCAGAGGCGGACGAGCCGGAATCACATTTCTCTAGCATCCCCGATGCCTTCTGGTGGGCTgtagtcaccatgacaactgttGGCTATGGAGACATGAGACCAGTGACAGTGGGGGGAAAAATTGTCGGTTCGCTCTGTGCCATAGCTGGAGTGTTGACCATCGCTTTGCCGGTGCCCGTCATCGTGTCCAACTTCAATTACTTTTATCACAGAGAAACGGACCAGGATCAGTCGTCTCTGAAAGATGAGCCAAACAGTGGCCGTGACAGTCCGGAACTAAAGCGGCGAGGCAGTAAATCATCCGCCAAGTCCACAGGAGACGCAGAGAACAACGACGGCTCGACAGTCGAGAAATCAAATATCAAAGCCAACAGCAGCATGGACATCAAACGATCCCTTTATGCTTTCTGTTTGAACACCAGAGAAACGGACCTGTAG